In the Flagellimonas sp. HMM57 genome, one interval contains:
- a CDS encoding SusC/RagA family TonB-linked outer membrane protein, producing MRTKLNGLLTLLLAFVVQVTFAQDKTISGTVTDADGLPLPGVNIVVEGTTNGTQTDFDGNYTIMASTGQTLLFTYIGQKEARRTIGADSTINVQMSEDAQALEEVIVTAQGIKREKQALGYAVSEVASEELEQRPEGDVGRVLTGKASGLNITQQSGLSGSGTNIVIRGFSSFSGSNQPLFIVDGVPFSSETNSSGAATGAAGDDFLNGNSGSSRFLDLDPNNIESVNILKGLAAATLYGTQGRNGVILITTKNGASTGAAKKTEITVNSSLFFNEIASLPDYQDEFGNGFDQAFGWFFSNWGPGFERDGVAGWGNGIDSRPNVGFDENGTLAHPYSTAASATGIPAAFPEFAGARYDWRPYDSVKNFFRTGAVTSNSVNVRGSSEDGKVSYNANFGHLDDTGFTPGNNLKRYTLGVGGRAILSNKFTVAGTLNFSNTNFRSPPVAASEGNGATGTGSSIFGELFFTPRSVDIQGLPFQNPIDGSSTYYRQNNSIQHPLWTVANSGFRQNVNRVFGQSSITYNINDNLNILYRFGLDVYSENNTNFQNKGGRGQEDAALVSGIYQTWNNTNTIQNHDLILNGDYDLSDKMGLTFNAGLTSRREVFDQTGVASNGQQVFNVLRHVNFANQNEIQSFQERNIAGVFAQADIDYDRWVYLTLAARNDWVSNLITENRSAFYPSASLSFIPTTVIDGLKSEKGLNYLKVRAGYGTSANFPTGYPTVSILNINTQFFQNGGNDVVTNSVGDLLGNPNLQPELLTEFEVGIESRFLNNRVSLEASYYNRTTTDLIVQRPLDPSTGFYAQQTNVGQISGDGLEIDLGVDVFRSDSDGVNWSVNGNFTTNNAVVDDLGQDTDIIVYAGASTLNSLGNAAIEGEQLGVIVGNRIARNEAGEFLVDSGGDYVVEQGQFVIGDPNPDWILNVNNNLSYKNFNFSFLLNYTQGGDIYSRTVSTLLGRGLTTDTVDRINTFILPGVQESDGSVNTKQINNSTFYFNNVLFGPDELGIYDGTVIRLQEISLGYSIPSKLLDKTPFGAVSFTVSGQNLFYKALNVPDGTNFDPNQAGLGVGNGRGFDYLAGPSGRRYGLSIKATF from the coding sequence ATGAGAACAAAACTTAATGGATTGTTAACGCTGTTATTGGCGTTTGTTGTGCAGGTAACCTTTGCACAAGACAAGACGATTTCAGGTACGGTTACGGATGCCGATGGCTTACCACTACCTGGGGTCAACATTGTCGTTGAAGGCACCACTAACGGTACCCAAACAGATTTCGATGGAAACTACACCATCATGGCCAGTACAGGTCAAACACTTCTTTTTACTTATATAGGACAAAAAGAAGCAAGGCGAACAATCGGTGCCGACAGTACAATTAATGTACAGATGTCCGAGGATGCCCAGGCGCTTGAGGAGGTTATTGTAACCGCTCAAGGTATAAAGCGTGAGAAGCAAGCACTGGGGTATGCAGTCTCCGAAGTTGCCAGTGAAGAACTTGAACAACGTCCAGAAGGAGACGTGGGAAGGGTCTTGACAGGTAAAGCATCTGGTCTTAATATTACCCAACAAAGTGGTCTTTCGGGATCAGGAACAAATATCGTTATTAGGGGTTTTAGTTCTTTTAGTGGTAGTAACCAACCATTATTCATTGTGGATGGGGTTCCTTTTTCTAGTGAGACGAATTCTTCAGGAGCTGCAACAGGAGCTGCTGGTGACGATTTCCTTAATGGTAACTCGGGCTCAAGTAGATTTTTGGATTTAGATCCAAACAACATCGAAAGTGTAAATATCCTTAAAGGATTAGCCGCTGCTACCCTATACGGTACACAAGGTCGTAATGGTGTAATCTTAATTACTACCAAAAATGGTGCTTCTACCGGAGCTGCAAAGAAAACTGAGATAACAGTTAATTCTTCTCTGTTCTTTAACGAAATCGCTTCTTTACCAGATTACCAAGATGAATTCGGTAACGGTTTTGACCAAGCTTTTGGCTGGTTCTTCAGTAACTGGGGACCAGGTTTCGAAAGAGATGGTGTAGCAGGTTGGGGCAATGGTATAGATTCTAGACCAAATGTAGGTTTTGATGAAAATGGAACCTTAGCACACCCTTATTCCACAGCTGCAAGTGCAACAGGTATTCCTGCAGCGTTTCCGGAATTTGCCGGGGCTCGTTATGATTGGAGACCTTACGATAGTGTGAAAAATTTCTTTAGAACAGGTGCAGTTACAAGTAATTCTGTCAACGTACGAGGTTCTTCTGAAGATGGAAAGGTTTCTTACAATGCCAACTTTGGACATTTGGATGATACAGGATTTACTCCTGGCAATAATCTTAAGAGATATACTTTAGGTGTAGGTGGTAGAGCAATTCTATCGAATAAATTTACAGTAGCGGGCACACTTAACTTCTCTAACACTAATTTTAGATCACCTCCAGTTGCGGCCAGTGAAGGTAACGGTGCAACTGGAACAGGTTCATCAATTTTTGGGGAATTGTTCTTTACACCACGAAGTGTGGACATCCAAGGTTTACCTTTTCAAAACCCTATAGATGGTTCGAGTACCTACTACAGACAGAACAATAGTATTCAGCATCCACTTTGGACAGTAGCCAATTCAGGCTTTAGACAGAATGTAAATAGAGTGTTTGGACAGTCATCGATTACTTATAACATTAATGACAACCTTAATATCCTGTATCGTTTTGGTTTAGATGTTTATAGTGAAAATAATACCAACTTTCAGAATAAAGGTGGGCGTGGACAAGAAGATGCTGCCTTGGTTAGTGGTATCTACCAAACTTGGAACAATACCAACACCATTCAGAACCATGATTTGATTTTGAACGGTGACTATGACCTTTCTGACAAGATGGGATTAACCTTTAATGCAGGTTTAACCTCCAGAAGAGAAGTTTTTGATCAAACCGGTGTTGCCAGTAATGGACAACAAGTATTCAACGTGCTTAGACATGTAAACTTTGCAAATCAAAATGAAATTCAGTCTTTCCAAGAACGAAATATTGCAGGTGTTTTTGCCCAAGCTGATATCGATTACGATCGTTGGGTCTATTTAACACTAGCTGCAAGAAATGACTGGGTTTCAAATTTGATTACCGAAAACAGATCAGCTTTTTATCCTAGTGCTAGTTTATCTTTTATACCTACTACGGTTATAGATGGGCTTAAAAGTGAGAAAGGACTTAACTATCTAAAAGTTAGAGCAGGTTATGGTACTTCTGCTAATTTCCCAACTGGATATCCTACAGTTTCTATCTTAAACATAAACACACAGTTCTTCCAAAATGGTGGAAATGACGTTGTAACAAACTCTGTTGGAGATCTTCTAGGAAATCCTAATTTACAACCAGAATTACTTACTGAATTTGAAGTAGGTATAGAATCACGTTTCCTTAATAATAGAGTGTCATTAGAAGCTTCATATTACAATAGAACCACTACAGATTTGATTGTTCAACGCCCTCTTGATCCTTCTACAGGATTTTATGCTCAACAAACCAATGTTGGACAGATTAGTGGAGATGGATTGGAAATAGATCTAGGCGTGGATGTCTTCAGAAGTGATTCTGACGGTGTTAACTGGTCTGTAAACGGAAACTTCACAACCAATAATGCAGTTGTAGATGACTTGGGACAAGACACCGATATCATTGTATACGCTGGAGCTAGCACCTTGAATAGTTTAGGTAATGCAGCTATCGAAGGAGAACAATTGGGTGTCATCGTTGGAAATAGAATTGCAAGGAATGAAGCAGGTGAGTTTTTAGTGGATAGTGGTGGAGATTACGTCGTTGAACAAGGACAATTTGTAATTGGAGACCCTAATCCAGATTGGATATTGAACGTTAACAATAATCTCTCCTATAAAAACTTCAACTTCTCTTTCTTATTGAATTATACGCAAGGTGGTGACATCTATTCAAGAACAGTATCTACATTATTGGGTAGAGGTTTAACAACAGATACAGTTGACCGTATCAACACCTTTATTTTGCCAGGTGTTCAAGAATCGGATGGTAGCGTGAATACAAAGCAAATCAACAATTCTACATTTTATTTTAACAACGTATTGTTCGGGCCAGATGAATTGGGAATATATGATGGTACGGTGATTCGCTTACAAGAAATTTCCTTGGGCTATTCCATACCTTCAAAATTATTGGACAAAACTCCATTTGGAGCGGTGAGCTTTACGGTATCTGGTCAAAATTTATTTTACAAAGCCTTAAATGTTCCTGACGGCACTAACTTTGACCCTAACCAAGCTGGTTTGGGTGTTGGTAACGGTAGAGGTTTTGATTACTTGGCAGGTCCAAGTGGTAGAAGATATGGTTTAAGTATAAAAGCTACCTTTTAA
- the rpsL gene encoding 30S ribosomal protein S12, whose protein sequence is MPTISQLVRKGRVTITKKSKSAALDSCPQRRGVCTRVYTTTPKKPNSAMRKVARVRLTNGKEVNAYIPGEGHNLQEHSIVLVRGGRVKDLPGVRYHIVRGALDTAGVAGRTQRRSKYGAKRPKK, encoded by the coding sequence ATGCCAACAATTTCACAATTAGTACGAAAAGGAAGAGTCACAATTACCAAGAAGAGTAAATCGGCTGCTTTGGATTCGTGTCCTCAAAGACGAGGGGTATGTACGCGTGTATATACGACTACGCCAAAAAAACCAAACTCAGCAATGCGTAAAGTTGCAAGGGTTAGGCTTACAAATGGTAAGGAAGTAAACGCATATATCCCTGGTGAAGGTCACAACCTCCAAGAGCACTCGATAGTATTGGTTAGAGGTGGTAGAGTAAAGGATTTGCCAGGGGTTAGATATCATATCGTCCGTGGCGCATTGGATACTGCAGGTGTTGCAGGTAGAACGCAGCGTAGATCAAAATACGGTGCAAAACGTCCAAAAAAATAA
- a CDS encoding rhomboid family intramembrane serine protease: MLEKNHFKYSNWVLFAPLMAVLSIWTVFWVEVQFDINLNKYGIYPQRLSGLKGILFSPFIHGSVAHLYNNTIPLAVLTAFLVYFYRYASLRILFFGMLLSGSLTWLIGRPSYHIGASGIIYVLASFIFFKGVFAKHFRLVALSLVVVFVYGSMIWYIFPVKDGISWEGHLSGFLTGLLLAIFAKIRIPVEKKFEWEKEGYNEEEDAFLKHFDEDGNFIESDLDEETSEKIKIKYHYKKNPSE, from the coding sequence ATGCTAGAAAAGAATCATTTTAAATACTCTAATTGGGTTTTATTTGCACCTTTGATGGCGGTTTTATCAATTTGGACCGTATTTTGGGTGGAAGTTCAATTTGATATCAATTTGAATAAATATGGTATTTATCCACAGCGGCTTTCGGGTTTGAAAGGCATTCTATTTAGCCCTTTCATACATGGTTCAGTAGCACATTTGTACAACAATACTATTCCACTTGCAGTTTTGACAGCCTTTCTGGTATATTTTTATAGATACGCCTCGTTAAGAATACTTTTTTTTGGGATGCTTTTATCGGGTTCTCTTACATGGCTGATAGGTAGACCATCATATCATATTGGAGCTAGTGGTATCATTTATGTACTTGCAAGTTTTATATTTTTTAAGGGTGTTTTTGCCAAACATTTTAGGTTAGTAGCGTTATCATTGGTAGTGGTTTTTGTGTATGGAAGTATGATTTGGTACATATTTCCGGTTAAAGATGGTATTTCTTGGGAAGGACATCTTTCCGGTTTTCTTACAGGATTGTTGTTGGCGATTTTTGCCAAAATCAGGATTCCGGTCGAAAAAAAGTTCGAATGGGAGAAAGAGGGTTACAACGAAGAAGAGGATGCCTTTTTAAAACATTTTGATGAAGACGGTAATTTTATTGAAAGCGATTTAGATGAAGAAACCTCCGAAAAAATAAAAATCAAATATCACTATAAAAAAAATCCCAGCGAGTAA
- the rpsG gene encoding 30S ribosomal protein S7: MRKRQAKKRPLLPDPRFNDQLVTRFVNMMMWDGKKSVAFKVFYDAIDIVEEKNTDEEKTALELWKDALSNVMPHVEVRSRRVGGATFQIPMQIRPDRKISTAMKWLISYARKRNEKSMAQKLAAEVLAAAKEEGAAVKKRVDTHKMAEANKAFSHFRF; this comes from the coding sequence ATGAGAAAAAGACAGGCAAAGAAAAGACCGCTTTTACCAGATCCAAGATTTAACGATCAGCTTGTTACACGTTTTGTTAACATGATGATGTGGGATGGTAAGAAATCAGTTGCTTTTAAAGTTTTTTATGATGCGATTGATATTGTTGAGGAAAAGAATACCGACGAAGAAAAAACTGCTTTGGAATTATGGAAAGATGCACTTTCCAATGTAATGCCACATGTGGAGGTTAGAAGTAGAAGAGTTGGTGGTGCAACATTTCAAATTCCAATGCAAATCCGTCCAGATAGAAAAATATCTACCGCAATGAAATGGTTGATCAGTTATGCGAGAAAGCGTAATGAAAAATCAATGGCGCAAAAATTGGCTGCAGAAGTTTTGGCTGCTGCAAAAGAAGAAGGTGCAGCGGTTAAGAAAAGAGTGGATACCCACAAAATGGCGGAAGCAAATAAAGCATTCTCTCACTTTAGATTCTAG
- a CDS encoding DUF5723 family protein encodes MRLHCLLFLATFLGVSFLHSQNKQLLYDFYEIPQSLMVNPGVKTMEKWHVGVPVLSGLSLQASTSGVTVNDLFANDGIDFTTKVRERLLDVMNRKDDFSTTSQIEGFNIGFRGRNRPDDYYSFGMYGETDIIVYWPKDLAILAFEGNGGANIGRSFDLGDLSLRGEMVSVFHFGVNRKISNTLIVGARAKIYSSIFHFRSTKNSGSFSTTEGQNNIYANSITSDMQLQTSGIDGFLDIIDDDTSGNRRERLERLFTKKVLFGGNLGLGFDLGFTHNLNPQTTITGSLLDVGFIYNSKDIRNFTLNGSATNEGVSIVLPDDISNTGTDIWQDLVDEIEESVPFNENESGYISFRPVKAYGSIRYDFGEGKTKTTRRNCGGCLVNNVSRPNEDFYRNSVGGQLFLMKRPRGIQGALTGFYQRRLGRSLALKTTYTVDKYSFSNVGLGLNLQAGPVNFYVLADNLLAYRNIADSHYASLQFGFNIISWNGN; translated from the coding sequence ATGAGGCTACATTGCTTATTATTTTTAGCCACTTTTTTAGGTGTTTCTTTCCTGCACTCCCAAAACAAGCAGTTGCTATATGATTTCTATGAGATTCCACAATCGCTAATGGTAAACCCTGGTGTCAAAACCATGGAAAAGTGGCATGTGGGAGTTCCGGTTTTGTCGGGATTATCCTTACAGGCAAGTACGAGTGGGGTAACCGTTAATGACCTTTTTGCCAACGATGGCATTGATTTCACGACCAAAGTAAGGGAGCGGTTGTTGGATGTGATGAACCGAAAAGATGATTTTAGCACAACCAGTCAGATAGAAGGTTTCAATATTGGCTTTAGGGGGAGAAACAGGCCAGACGATTATTATTCTTTTGGAATGTATGGAGAGACCGATATTATTGTATACTGGCCCAAAGATTTAGCCATACTGGCTTTTGAGGGTAATGGTGGAGCAAATATTGGAAGAAGTTTTGACCTTGGTGATTTAAGCCTTAGGGGCGAAATGGTCAGCGTATTCCATTTTGGCGTTAACCGGAAGATTAGCAACACATTGATTGTTGGGGCAAGGGCAAAAATCTACTCCAGTATCTTTCACTTTAGGTCTACGAAGAATTCCGGTTCGTTTAGTACAACAGAAGGACAGAACAATATCTATGCGAATTCCATCACTTCAGATATGCAATTACAAACATCTGGCATCGATGGTTTTTTGGATATTATAGATGACGATACTTCGGGCAACAGAAGAGAACGGCTAGAGCGTTTGTTTACCAAAAAAGTATTGTTTGGGGGTAATCTAGGTTTGGGATTTGATTTGGGCTTCACCCATAATTTGAATCCGCAAACTACAATTACAGGTAGTTTGTTGGATGTAGGATTTATTTATAATTCAAAAGATATAAGAAACTTTACGCTCAACGGAAGTGCTACTAATGAAGGTGTTTCTATTGTTTTGCCTGATGACATCTCAAATACTGGAACTGATATATGGCAAGACCTCGTAGATGAAATTGAAGAATCCGTTCCATTTAATGAAAATGAATCCGGTTATATTTCTTTTAGACCTGTGAAGGCTTATGGTTCAATACGATATGACTTTGGTGAGGGTAAAACCAAAACAACAAGGAGGAACTGCGGTGGGTGTCTGGTTAACAATGTGTCCAGGCCCAACGAGGATTTCTACAGAAACAGTGTTGGCGGTCAATTGTTCTTAATGAAAAGACCAAGGGGAATACAGGGGGCACTTACAGGTTTTTACCAGAGAAGACTGGGCAGGTCACTTGCTTTAAAAACCACATATACGGTAGATAAATATTCATTTTCCAATGTTGGGTTGGGCCTTAACCTTCAAGCTGGTCCCGTAAATTTTTATGTTTTGGCAGATAATCTTTTGGCCTATAGAAATATAGCGGACAGCCATTATGCTTCTTTACAGTTCGGATTTAATATTATATCTTGGAACGGTAATTGA
- the rlmB gene encoding 23S rRNA (guanosine(2251)-2'-O)-methyltransferase RlmB: protein MQKPNQIYGIRAVIEAIDSQQPINKIFLQRGLSGELFKELEALIRKNSISASYVPVEKLNRLTRNNHQGAVANISPVQFQSFESLVEQVLEQKKIPLFLMLDQISDVRNFGAMIRTAECTGVDGIIIPKSGAAPITDDTVKTSAGAAFKVPITKVDHLKDAIFYLQSSGIHVIAATEKSDNNVYTTDFKQPCTILMGSEDKGISSSILNLVDATAKLPLLGEIDSLNVSVACGVFLYEVVRQRMG from the coding sequence ATGCAAAAACCCAATCAAATCTATGGTATCCGAGCTGTAATAGAAGCCATAGATTCCCAACAGCCGATAAATAAAATTTTTCTTCAAAGAGGATTGAGTGGCGAGCTATTCAAAGAACTGGAAGCTTTGATTCGTAAAAACAGTATCAGCGCATCTTATGTTCCTGTCGAAAAGCTAAACCGACTGACCAGAAACAATCATCAAGGGGCTGTAGCAAATATTTCACCTGTCCAATTTCAGAGTTTTGAGAGCTTGGTGGAACAAGTTCTTGAACAAAAGAAAATTCCTCTTTTTCTGATGTTGGATCAAATTTCCGATGTAAGAAATTTTGGAGCTATGATCAGAACAGCTGAATGTACTGGTGTGGATGGTATCATAATCCCAAAAAGTGGTGCTGCACCTATTACAGACGATACTGTAAAAACTTCTGCTGGAGCTGCTTTTAAAGTCCCTATTACTAAAGTGGACCACCTGAAAGATGCAATATTTTATCTTCAGTCTTCTGGCATCCATGTAATTGCCGCTACTGAAAAATCTGATAATAATGTCTATACTACAGATTTTAAACAGCCTTGTACCATACTTATGGGGTCTGAAGATAAGGGCATCTCATCATCGATTTTGAATTTGGTAGATGCTACAGCAAAGCTACCTCTTTTAGGTGAAATAGATTCACTAAACGTTTCAGTGGCTTGTGGCGTGTTTTTATATGAAGTGGTAAGGCAAAGAATGGGGTAA
- a CDS encoding replication-associated recombination protein A produces the protein MNEPLAERIRPKTLDEYISQNHLVGEHGSLTNQIKNGIIPSLILWGPPGTGKTTLANIIANQSQRPFYTLSAVSSGVKDVREVIEKAKQSGGLFTSKNPILFIDEIHRFSKSQQDSLLGAVEKGWVTLIGATTENPSFEVIPALLSRCQVYVLNPFEKEDLEALISRAMNTDNALKSKKIILKETEALLRLSGGDGRKLLNIFELIINSEPSDEVTITNELVLNKIQKNTVLYDKTGEQHYDIVSAFIKSIRGSDPNAAVYWLARMIEGGEDVKFIARRLVILASEDIGNANPTALVMATSAFQAVNTIGYPEARIILSQCATYLASSAKSNASYVAIKDAQQKVKETGDLSVPLAIRNAPTKLMKDLGYGKGYDYAHDHKNNFVDFEFLPKEISGTTFYRPGENPREKAIKDFLKKRWKGKYEY, from the coding sequence ATGAATGAACCTCTCGCTGAACGCATACGTCCAAAAACGCTTGATGAGTATATTAGCCAAAACCATTTGGTGGGCGAACATGGTTCTTTAACAAATCAAATAAAGAATGGCATCATTCCGTCCTTGATTTTGTGGGGGCCTCCTGGAACCGGAAAAACTACGCTGGCAAATATTATCGCCAACCAAAGCCAAAGACCTTTTTATACGTTAAGTGCAGTGAGCAGTGGTGTAAAAGACGTACGGGAGGTTATTGAAAAAGCAAAACAAAGCGGAGGGCTGTTTACTTCTAAAAATCCTATCCTGTTCATAGATGAAATTCATCGTTTTAGCAAATCGCAACAAGATTCTTTGCTTGGTGCGGTGGAAAAAGGCTGGGTCACTTTAATCGGTGCAACAACAGAAAATCCAAGTTTTGAAGTTATTCCTGCCCTTCTATCAAGATGTCAGGTATATGTATTGAATCCTTTTGAAAAAGAAGATTTGGAAGCGCTAATAAGCAGAGCGATGAATACGGATAATGCGCTTAAATCCAAGAAAATAATTCTTAAAGAAACCGAGGCATTACTGCGGCTTTCTGGGGGAGATGGAAGGAAACTATTGAACATTTTTGAGCTCATCATTAATTCTGAGCCAAGTGACGAAGTGACAATTACAAACGAACTTGTTCTAAATAAGATACAAAAGAACACAGTACTTTATGATAAGACGGGAGAGCAACATTATGACATTGTTTCCGCTTTTATAAAGTCTATTAGGGGAAGTGACCCCAATGCTGCAGTATATTGGTTGGCAAGAATGATAGAAGGTGGCGAAGATGTAAAGTTCATTGCCCGAAGATTGGTTATTTTAGCTTCTGAAGATATTGGCAATGCAAACCCCACAGCGCTTGTCATGGCCACCTCGGCTTTTCAGGCCGTAAATACTATTGGATATCCCGAGGCGCGGATAATTCTTAGCCAATGTGCTACATACCTGGCAAGTTCGGCAAAAAGCAATGCCAGCTACGTTGCTATTAAAGACGCACAGCAAAAAGTGAAAGAAACCGGAGATCTATCCGTTCCTTTAGCTATACGAAATGCACCTACCAAGTTAATGAAAGACCTGGGTTACGGAAAGGGATATGATTATGCCCATGACCACAAGAATAACTTCGTAGACTTTGAATTTCTCCCAAAGGAAATTTCTGGTACAACGTTTTACCGACCAGGAGAGAATCCACGAGAAAAGGCAATAAAGGATTTTCTAAAAAAACGCTGGAAGGGCAAATATGAATACTAA
- a CDS encoding SusD/RagB family nutrient-binding outer membrane lipoprotein, whose protein sequence is MKNIYKYLGLVLFSGVLFMTSCETIELDLTENPNQLRPDQSSPDLFLNSIQVDFALFTELMGQNGADLVRIGYMNGRNYQNITNYNPNQLNNEWQIAYQADANATIPSGLEFNGILADIRAMTPAAVEGDLFYHIGMGEVIEAYTIVTLVDFFGDIPYSEALQGNAETPILNPNVDSGSSIYDAALSLLDDAIVNFGLDAPNDPANDFYYNGDWDNWIKAANTLKMKIHLQRRLVDPTAIASFDAIVASGDYIDAADGSEDFEFQWGTNAVQPDARHPRYAANYTPSGGADYLPNWLINYMNESDDPRIRYYFYRQNSATPGAEAPTNEETLACSLEPVPAHYIDGGFTFCFLPNGYWGRDHGQNAGIPPDGFLRTVYGVYPSGGKFDDSSFEGLSVGSGGAGAGVTPILLASWVDFWKAEDAMLSNIDDGKAFMLDGIQKSMTKVRSFGSLDSGADNSFAASDADVTNFVNQIDAEFDSKTDDDDKWDLVAEQYFVALFGNGIDGYNYYRRTGYPTTLQPNFEPDPGAFIRSLNYPADFVNNNSSQDPKPNQTVKVFWDTNGDFPEFPPAN, encoded by the coding sequence ATGAAAAACATATATAAATATCTAGGTTTGGTGTTGTTTTCAGGAGTATTATTCATGACTTCCTGTGAGACTATAGAACTAGATCTAACAGAAAATCCAAATCAACTGCGACCAGACCAATCGAGTCCAGATTTATTTTTGAACTCCATTCAGGTAGATTTTGCATTATTTACGGAATTAATGGGGCAAAATGGGGCGGATTTGGTCCGAATCGGTTACATGAACGGACGTAACTACCAAAATATCACCAACTATAACCCAAATCAGCTTAATAATGAGTGGCAAATCGCCTATCAGGCGGATGCTAATGCAACTATACCAAGTGGTCTTGAGTTCAACGGTATTTTAGCAGATATAAGAGCAATGACTCCAGCTGCGGTTGAAGGCGATCTTTTTTACCACATTGGTATGGGCGAAGTTATAGAAGCATACACTATTGTAACTTTGGTGGACTTTTTTGGCGACATTCCTTATTCAGAAGCGCTACAAGGAAATGCTGAGACACCTATACTTAATCCAAATGTAGATTCAGGTTCTAGTATTTATGATGCAGCCTTGTCACTTTTAGATGATGCTATCGTAAACTTTGGTCTTGATGCTCCTAATGATCCGGCCAATGATTTTTATTACAATGGTGATTGGGACAACTGGATTAAGGCGGCCAATACGTTGAAAATGAAAATTCATTTGCAAAGACGATTGGTTGACCCAACAGCTATTGCAAGTTTTGATGCAATCGTTGCTTCGGGAGACTATATAGATGCAGCTGATGGTTCAGAAGATTTTGAGTTTCAGTGGGGTACCAATGCAGTTCAGCCAGATGCAAGACATCCAAGATACGCTGCAAACTATACACCATCAGGTGGTGCAGATTATCTACCTAACTGGCTGATTAACTATATGAACGAAAGTGATGATCCAAGAATTCGTTACTATTTCTATCGTCAAAATTCAGCTACACCCGGTGCAGAAGCACCAACAAATGAAGAAACTTTGGCGTGTTCTTTAGAACCTGTTCCAGCGCATTATATAGACGGTGGGTTTACTTTCTGTTTTCTTCCTAATGGATATTGGGGAAGAGATCATGGACAAAATGCAGGTATCCCGCCAGATGGCTTTCTTAGAACGGTATATGGTGTTTACCCCTCGGGAGGTAAGTTTGATGACAGTAGTTTTGAAGGGTTATCGGTCGGATCAGGAGGTGCCGGTGCCGGCGTCACCCCTATTCTATTGGCTTCTTGGGTAGATTTCTGGAAAGCTGAGGATGCAATGCTTTCAAATATAGATGATGGTAAGGCCTTTATGCTAGATGGTATTCAAAAATCGATGACCAAGGTAAGATCTTTTGGTTCATTGGATAGTGGAGCAGATAATTCATTCGCTGCTTCAGACGCTGACGTTACAAATTTTGTAAACCAGATTGACGCAGAATTTGATAGCAAAACTGATGATGATGACAAATGGGATCTTGTAGCGGAGCAATATTTCGTAGCACTGTTTGGAAATGGTATAGATGGTTATAATTATTACAGAAGAACCGGTTACCCTACTACTTTGCAGCCAAACTTTGAGCCAGATCCAGGAGCGTTCATAAGGTCACTGAACTATCCAGCAGACTTTGTAAACAACAATTCATCCCAAGATCCCAAACCCAACCAAACTGTTAAAGTTTTTTGGGATACCAATGGAGACTTTCCTGAATTTCCACCTGCAAACTAA